A window of the Microvirga terrae genome harbors these coding sequences:
- a CDS encoding SixA phosphatase family protein gives MLRLLLLRHAKAAWPSGVLDLDRPLAKRGQEAAPVMGTYLKRERLEPDLVILSPARRTEETWERVQSILGDIQTRRDGRIYEAPVGRLLDVVQEVEPGVRTLLMIGHNPGFEELAKLLIGEGDIDGILRLGQKYPTAGLAVIDFPLEAWSAIKPKSGTLERFVTPKSLGNGEDD, from the coding sequence ATGCTTCGCCTCCTGCTCCTCCGTCATGCCAAGGCCGCCTGGCCCTCCGGTGTCCTCGACCTCGACCGGCCTCTGGCCAAGCGGGGCCAGGAGGCGGCTCCCGTTATGGGCACCTATCTCAAGAGGGAGCGCCTGGAGCCTGATCTCGTCATCCTCTCGCCGGCCCGTCGCACGGAGGAGACCTGGGAACGGGTTCAGTCCATCCTCGGCGACATCCAAACCCGTCGCGACGGGCGGATCTACGAAGCTCCCGTCGGGCGGCTCCTGGATGTCGTGCAGGAGGTGGAGCCTGGGGTTCGGACCCTGCTGATGATCGGCCACAATCCGGGCTTCGAGGAACTCGCGAAGCTTCTCATCGGCGAAGGCGATATCGACGGGATCCTGCGGCTCGGCCAGAAATACCCGACTGCCGGCCTTGCCGTCATTGATTTCCCGCTTGAGGCCTGGAGCGCAATCAAGCCGAAGTCCGGTACGCTGGAGCGCTTCGTGACGCCCAAATCTCTGGGGAACGGCGAGGACGATTAG
- a CDS encoding GNAT family N-acetyltransferase, with translation MSATITIRRLQHTDASAYQELRLEALQTNPEAFGSSYEEEAPLALEAIEARISSSGPNAIFGAFSERRLVGMAGFAVYERMKARHKGVLWGVFVRPEWQGRHVGRDLVQRVIDHASRHVIMLEAAVGLTNENARRTYHGLGFRPYGIERKALRVGSVFHDEELLYLDLPRPGDV, from the coding sequence ATGTCCGCCACCATCACCATTCGACGTTTGCAGCACACGGACGCGTCGGCCTACCAGGAACTGCGGCTCGAAGCGCTGCAGACCAACCCGGAAGCCTTCGGCTCCAGCTACGAGGAGGAAGCGCCTCTCGCCCTCGAGGCGATCGAGGCTCGCATTTCCTCGTCGGGTCCGAACGCCATCTTCGGGGCCTTTTCCGAACGGAGGCTCGTCGGCATGGCGGGATTTGCCGTCTATGAGCGGATGAAGGCCCGCCACAAGGGCGTCCTCTGGGGCGTCTTCGTAAGACCGGAATGGCAGGGGCGGCACGTCGGGAGAGACCTGGTCCAGCGTGTGATCGACCATGCCTCCCGGCACGTGATCATGCTCGAAGCGGCTGTCGGCCTCACGAATGAGAACGCCCGGCGGACCTATCATGGTCTCGGATTCAGGCCCTACGGCATTGAGCGCAAGGCCCTCAGGGTCGGAAGCGTCTTCCACGACGAGGAACTGCTCTATCTGGATCTCCCACGGCCGGGAGACGTCTAA
- a CDS encoding ferritin-like domain-containing protein, with protein sequence MTPQMVLAIALAVRALLPGDDHGAGETSSQPVREAEALQARYEPERREVTNWRREAMAALEPKPVVAMAALLKAERPFVTRCVKLNNYWCIKSARWNGELATDGEGHVGFISADHGADAAATLLRRYYLEFNRKSALDIVRRWAPAECGVATGIGGIAMLAVRGIGGTVRAQYLASRRKKGGGVRYTAKAGPGGRPGRVSMVIPMAARTPQFRVPSIAEGMGEKPKAPPQAVARRRPATESAVTASAAPKPSQKVQVATACPSEEQRHRNYAGRMVEGLGLKPTDDLKLFAEDGTPQPNLTHVMLAMSAFELGALRASPDLVEEAVERAAARLKENARSDERKADLSRVPVPSVEH encoded by the coding sequence ATGACGCCTCAGATGGTTCTTGCGATCGCCCTTGCGGTGCGCGCCCTCCTGCCCGGGGATGATCACGGGGCGGGAGAAACATCGTCGCAGCCCGTCCGGGAGGCAGAAGCCCTGCAGGCGCGCTATGAGCCGGAGCGCCGCGAAGTCACGAATTGGCGCCGGGAGGCGATGGCTGCCCTGGAGCCGAAGCCGGTCGTCGCCATGGCGGCCCTTCTCAAGGCCGAGCGTCCCTTCGTCACCCGTTGCGTCAAGCTCAATAATTACTGGTGCATCAAGAGCGCTCGCTGGAACGGCGAACTCGCGACAGATGGCGAGGGGCATGTGGGCTTCATCTCCGCCGACCACGGAGCCGACGCCGCCGCCACCCTGCTGCGGCGCTATTACCTGGAGTTCAACCGCAAGTCCGCCCTCGATATCGTCCGCCGCTGGGCCCCGGCCGAATGCGGCGTCGCGACGGGCATCGGGGGGATCGCCATGCTGGCCGTCAGAGGCATCGGCGGCACTGTGCGGGCCCAGTATCTCGCCTCGCGCCGCAAGAAGGGCGGCGGTGTGCGGTATACGGCAAAAGCCGGCCCCGGGGGCAGGCCGGGCCGGGTCTCCATGGTGATCCCGATGGCGGCGAGGACGCCGCAATTCCGGGTGCCGAGCATCGCCGAAGGCATGGGCGAAAAGCCGAAGGCGCCGCCGCAGGCCGTCGCCCGGCGCAGACCGGCGACGGAATCGGCGGTCACCGCCTCGGCGGCTCCGAAGCCCAGCCAGAAGGTTCAGGTGGCTACCGCTTGTCCGTCCGAAGAACAGCGCCATCGCAACTACGCCGGCCGGATGGTCGAAGGTCTCGGGTTGAAGCCCACCGACGATCTCAAGCTGTTCGCCGAGGACGGCACGCCTCAACCGAACCTGACCCATGTGATGTTGGCGATGTCGGCCTTCGAGCTCGGGGCACTGCGCGCCAGCCCCGATCTGGTGGAAGAGGCCGTCGAGCGGGCAGCCGCTAGGCTGAAGGAGAATGCGAGGTCCGATGAGAGGAAAGCGGATCTCTCCCGGGTACCTGTGCCGAGCGTGGAGCACTGA
- a CDS encoding YcjX family protein: protein MSVITDFASRAGSAAQSLWEASGQLIQPSLRLGVTGLARSGKTVFTTALVHHLTRGTSLPAFRASAEGRIRRAHLAHQPDDAVPRFPYEEHMEALTESRRWPQSTNRISELRVDVEFERKSGWRTGPASLALDIVDYPGEWLLDLALLDAGYAEWSRQTIEASRKRDRVPVAGNWHETLKTLDPLGTSDEMLASRASEAFKDYLTALRAGSEAVATTPPGRFLMPGDLAGSPALTFAPLDLPQGQPIAPGSFAALMERRFEAYKTHVVRPFFRDHFQRIDRQIVLVDVLAAIDAGPVALAELEEALDQVLMAFRTGRNTLLSRLFSPRADRVLFAATKADHIHHTDHDRLDAILRLLVNRASRRTEAAGARVGTVALASVRATRETTIREGRETLRAVAGVPEAGERVGDDIFDGEAEAAIFPGELPETPEAVFQGAIPPGSFRFPRFRPPKLPVDAAGRMAKMPHIRLDRALEFLLGDRFA, encoded by the coding sequence GTGTCCGTCATCACCGATTTCGCCTCCCGCGCCGGGTCCGCTGCGCAATCGCTCTGGGAGGCTTCGGGGCAGCTGATCCAGCCCTCCCTCCGCCTCGGTGTCACGGGGCTTGCCCGGTCCGGCAAGACGGTCTTCACCACCGCGCTCGTCCATCACCTCACCCGCGGCACGAGCCTGCCTGCCTTCAGGGCTTCCGCCGAGGGACGGATCCGGCGGGCCCATCTCGCCCATCAGCCGGATGACGCGGTACCGCGCTTTCCCTACGAGGAGCACATGGAGGCCCTCACCGAGAGCCGTCGTTGGCCGCAATCCACTAACCGGATCAGCGAGTTGCGCGTGGATGTGGAATTCGAACGGAAATCCGGCTGGCGGACAGGACCGGCTTCGCTCGCCCTCGACATCGTGGATTACCCGGGCGAATGGCTCCTCGACCTTGCCCTCCTCGATGCCGGCTACGCCGAATGGTCCCGTCAGACGATCGAAGCAAGCCGCAAGCGTGACCGCGTCCCTGTTGCCGGGAACTGGCACGAAACCTTGAAAACCCTCGATCCCTTGGGGACTTCCGACGAGATGCTCGCCTCGAGGGCGAGCGAGGCGTTCAAGGATTATCTTACGGCCCTGCGCGCCGGCTCGGAGGCCGTCGCCACCACGCCGCCGGGCCGGTTCCTCATGCCGGGCGACCTCGCGGGCTCGCCCGCGCTGACCTTCGCGCCGCTTGACCTGCCTCAAGGGCAGCCGATCGCGCCAGGCAGCTTCGCAGCCCTCATGGAACGACGCTTCGAGGCCTACAAGACCCATGTGGTCCGTCCCTTCTTTCGCGACCATTTCCAGCGCATCGACCGACAGATCGTTCTCGTCGACGTTCTGGCCGCTATTGACGCTGGTCCGGTGGCCCTAGCGGAACTGGAGGAGGCGCTGGATCAGGTGCTCATGGCCTTCCGGACCGGGCGCAACACGCTGCTGTCCCGCCTGTTCTCACCGCGGGCCGACCGGGTCCTGTTCGCGGCGACCAAGGCCGATCACATCCACCACACGGATCACGACCGTCTGGACGCGATCCTGCGCCTTCTCGTGAACCGCGCCTCTCGTCGGACTGAGGCTGCCGGCGCGCGGGTCGGAACGGTGGCGCTCGCCTCCGTGCGCGCGACCCGCGAGACGACGATTCGCGAAGGCCGCGAAACCCTGCGCGCCGTGGCCGGCGTTCCCGAGGCTGGCGAGCGGGTGGGGGACGACATCTTCGACGGCGAGGCGGAAGCCGCGATCTTCCCGGGCGAACTGCCGGAAACGCCCGAAGCCGTGTTCCAGGGCGCGATACCTCCGGGCTCGTTCCGATTTCCACGCTTCCGCCCACCGAAACTGCCGGTCGATGCTGCGGGCCGCATGGCCAAGATGCCTCACATCCGTCTCGACCGGGCCCTTGAATTCCTTCTGGGGGATCGCTTCGCATGA
- a CDS encoding YcjF family protein, protein MSRQPRAYRLDDPNVTAGAVQVTEEPFDAIEAADGVLVPMGEKRRAPWIGILVSALSGLLVLGLGLAVENLIVELYAVAPWLGWVALGLAIIALLAFVAIIGREVAGIWREQKIEGLREAAIDALAVKDHKAAKSIVADLLSLYGGRASAAPGSARLRGLTDEIIDADDRLAIAERELLAPLDVQAKRAIAGAAKQVSLVTAVSPRAVVDVAFVIFAAVRLLRTLSRIYGGRPGLFGFLRLAKAAFNHLAVTGGMAVGDSLMQQVLGLGLAARISAKLGEGVLNGLMTARFGLAALSVCRPLPFIREETPKIGDVAGELISRAEAASS, encoded by the coding sequence ATGAGCCGCCAACCTCGCGCCTATCGTCTCGACGATCCGAACGTCACGGCCGGCGCCGTGCAGGTCACGGAGGAGCCCTTCGACGCCATCGAAGCCGCGGACGGCGTCCTGGTGCCCATGGGCGAGAAGCGCCGTGCCCCCTGGATCGGAATCCTGGTTTCCGCCTTGTCGGGCCTCCTCGTTCTGGGCCTCGGGCTCGCAGTCGAGAACCTGATCGTCGAGCTCTATGCCGTCGCGCCGTGGCTCGGCTGGGTGGCGCTCGGCCTCGCGATCATCGCCCTCCTGGCGTTCGTGGCCATCATTGGCCGCGAGGTGGCGGGGATCTGGCGCGAGCAAAAGATCGAAGGCCTGCGGGAGGCTGCTATCGATGCGCTTGCGGTCAAGGACCACAAGGCCGCCAAGAGCATTGTGGCCGATCTTCTGAGCCTCTATGGCGGCCGCGCCTCGGCGGCGCCGGGGAGCGCGCGCCTGCGCGGCCTGACCGACGAGATCATCGATGCGGACGACCGGCTTGCCATTGCCGAGCGCGAGCTGCTGGCGCCCCTCGACGTCCAGGCCAAGCGGGCCATTGCCGGAGCGGCGAAGCAGGTCTCCCTCGTCACGGCGGTGAGCCCCCGGGCCGTCGTGGATGTGGCCTTCGTGATCTTCGCGGCGGTGCGGCTGCTGCGGACCCTCTCGCGAATCTATGGCGGGCGGCCCGGCCTGTTCGGGTTCCTGCGCCTCGCCAAGGCGGCTTTCAACCACCTCGCGGTCACGGGTGGAATGGCCGTGGGCGACAGCCTCATGCAGCAGGTGCTGGGCCTGGGCCTTGCGGCGCGAATCTCGGCCAAGCTCGGGGAGGGGGTGCTGAACGGGCTCATGACCGCCCGCTTCGGCCTCGCAGCGCTGTCCGTCTGCCGTCCGCTCCCGTTCATCCGGGAGGAGACTCCCAAGATCGGCGATGTCGCCGGGGAGCTTATCAGCCGGGCGGAGGCGGCCTCCTCCTGA
- the dksA gene encoding RNA polymerase-binding protein DksA has product MTDIVIDEGYRPTEDEPFMNERQREYFRRKLIRWKHDILKEAQETLATLQSENENHPDLADRASSETDRAIELRARDRQRKLIAKIDAALARIEDGSYGYCEETGDPISLKRLEARPIATLSLEAQERHERNERVYRDD; this is encoded by the coding sequence ATGACAGACATCGTGATTGATGAGGGTTATCGTCCGACAGAAGACGAGCCCTTCATGAATGAACGGCAAAGGGAGTACTTCAGGCGCAAGCTGATCCGTTGGAAGCATGATATCCTCAAAGAGGCTCAGGAAACCCTCGCCACCTTGCAGAGCGAGAACGAGAACCATCCTGACCTCGCGGATCGCGCCTCCTCGGAAACGGACCGCGCCATCGAGCTTCGTGCCAGGGATCGCCAGCGCAAGCTCATTGCCAAGATCGATGCCGCGCTCGCGCGGATCGAGGATGGGAGCTACGGCTATTGCGAGGAGACCGGGGATCCGATCTCCTTGAAGCGCCTGGAAGCGCGTCCCATCGCAACGCTGTCCCTCGAGGCGCAGGAGCGTCACGAGCGAAACGAACGGGTCTACCGGGACGACTGA
- the cckA gene encoding cell cycle histidine kinase CckA, protein MAYEGDTPKISAIDRSERHGHIGWVLLLAGILVGATLSLRFLGMDQVQPLILGLLAFFAMAGVFFLFAMSIGVVQFSGQTARNDITKLMADTSTDGLVVIEDDGRVTYANEAYLSYAGLQGGEVRPVERLFMGAPEVSEAIYRLAQAAREHRTGTEEIRLSPSLNGAHEFGWYRVRVRSVSRPNGRFAALWTICEVTHERERQENVFQELQHAIDYLDHAPAGFLSVDPEGSIIYLNATLASWLDYDLAQVGSGGLSLADIVPRDVVSMMTSFSGEPGSVRTETFDLDLRRRNGQFLPVRLYHRIAFGQDGRMGASRTLVLNRSAGGEVDEGQRAAEVRFARFFNNTPIAIATVNQTGRIVHANAPFSKLFGTLIRGGEGGVTGASILDTFRERGPIEIALKAAAENKGDIPPLELQTAGENAGSVRVWVTPVGDTGAEGETAILYALDTTDFRKVEEQLAQSQKMNAVGQLAGGVAHDFNNVLQAIIGYSDLLLANHRPTDPSFQDIMQIKQNANRAASLVRQLLAFSRRQTLRPEVLNLNDRLYDLSMLLKRLLGERVELDLSHGRDLWFVKADVNQFEQVVVNLAVNARDAMQGGGKLAIRTANVAATEAARLNVSAMPPADYVVVEVSDTGSGMTPDVVEKIFEPFFTTKEVGKGTGLGLSTVFGIVKQSGGYIDVDSTPGQGTVFRIYLPRHVPDVQDAPEESKADAPKKPAADMTGQGTILLVEDEDPVRAVNARALSARGYTVLEAASGIEALEIIQERGAPVDLVVSDVVMPEMDGPTLLGELRKLYPDLKVIFVSGYAEEAFRKNLPEGEEFNFLPKPFSLRQLVEIVKQVVVR, encoded by the coding sequence ATGGCTTACGAGGGCGACACGCCAAAAATCTCGGCCATCGACCGTTCCGAGCGCCACGGCCATATCGGGTGGGTCCTGCTCCTGGCTGGGATCCTTGTCGGCGCGACCCTGAGCCTGCGTTTCCTCGGCATGGACCAAGTTCAGCCTCTCATCCTCGGCCTCCTTGCGTTCTTCGCGATGGCCGGTGTGTTCTTCCTCTTCGCGATGTCGATTGGGGTCGTGCAGTTTTCAGGACAGACCGCGCGCAACGATATCACCAAGCTCATGGCCGATACGTCGACGGACGGCCTCGTCGTGATCGAGGACGACGGGCGCGTCACCTATGCCAACGAAGCTTACCTCTCTTACGCGGGCTTGCAGGGAGGAGAGGTGCGTCCGGTCGAGCGCCTGTTCATGGGGGCGCCCGAAGTCTCCGAGGCGATCTACCGGCTGGCCCAGGCCGCGCGGGAGCATCGCACGGGCACGGAGGAAATCCGTCTTTCGCCCTCGTTGAACGGTGCCCACGAGTTCGGCTGGTACCGCGTGCGCGTACGCTCCGTATCGCGCCCCAACGGGCGGTTTGCGGCACTCTGGACCATCTGCGAGGTTACCCATGAGCGCGAGCGGCAGGAGAACGTTTTCCAGGAACTCCAGCATGCCATCGATTACCTCGATCACGCCCCCGCGGGCTTTCTCTCGGTCGATCCCGAGGGATCGATCATCTACCTGAACGCCACTCTTGCCTCATGGCTCGACTATGATCTCGCCCAGGTCGGCTCGGGAGGGCTGAGCCTCGCCGACATCGTGCCTCGCGATGTCGTGTCGATGATGACGTCGTTTTCCGGCGAGCCGGGCAGCGTTCGCACGGAGACGTTCGATCTCGACCTGCGCCGCCGCAACGGCCAGTTTCTCCCCGTGCGCCTTTACCACCGGATTGCCTTCGGGCAGGACGGCAGGATGGGAGCTTCCCGGACCCTTGTCCTCAATCGCTCAGCCGGTGGGGAAGTCGACGAGGGACAGCGGGCTGCCGAGGTGCGCTTCGCCCGGTTCTTCAACAACACGCCTATCGCCATCGCGACGGTCAATCAGACCGGCCGGATCGTTCATGCGAACGCGCCGTTCTCCAAGCTGTTCGGCACGCTGATCCGTGGGGGTGAGGGCGGTGTCACCGGGGCATCCATCCTCGACACGTTCCGCGAGCGCGGTCCCATCGAGATTGCCCTTAAGGCGGCGGCGGAGAACAAGGGCGACATTCCGCCCCTGGAGCTTCAGACCGCTGGAGAGAACGCTGGCTCCGTCCGGGTCTGGGTCACGCCCGTTGGCGATACTGGTGCCGAAGGCGAGACGGCGATCCTCTACGCTCTCGACACGACGGATTTCCGGAAAGTGGAGGAGCAGCTCGCCCAGTCCCAGAAGATGAACGCGGTCGGGCAGCTCGCCGGCGGCGTCGCGCATGACTTCAACAACGTGCTGCAGGCGATCATCGGCTACAGCGACCTGCTGCTCGCCAATCACCGGCCGACCGATCCGTCCTTCCAGGACATCATGCAGATCAAGCAGAACGCGAACCGGGCCGCGAGTCTCGTCCGCCAGCTGCTCGCCTTCTCCCGCCGCCAGACCCTGCGGCCGGAAGTGCTGAACCTCAACGACCGGCTCTACGATCTCTCCATGCTGCTCAAGCGCCTGCTGGGCGAGCGCGTGGAGCTCGATTTGAGTCACGGCCGCGACCTTTGGTTCGTTAAGGCGGACGTGAACCAGTTCGAACAGGTGGTGGTGAACCTCGCCGTCAACGCCCGCGACGCGATGCAGGGCGGCGGCAAGCTCGCAATCCGCACGGCGAATGTGGCGGCCACGGAGGCCGCCCGACTCAACGTGAGCGCGATGCCGCCGGCCGATTACGTCGTCGTCGAGGTGTCCGATACGGGCTCGGGCATGACGCCCGACGTGGTTGAGAAGATCTTCGAGCCGTTCTTCACCACCAAGGAAGTCGGCAAGGGAACCGGGCTCGGCCTCTCGACGGTCTTCGGCATCGTCAAGCAGTCAGGCGGCTATATCGACGTGGACTCGACGCCCGGACAGGGCACGGTCTTCCGCATCTACCTGCCGCGCCATGTTCCCGACGTGCAGGATGCGCCCGAGGAATCGAAGGCCGATGCGCCGAAGAAGCCGGCCGCCGACATGACCGGGCAGGGCACCATTCTTCTGGTCGAGGACGAGGACCCCGTCCGCGCTGTCAACGCCCGGGCGCTCTCCGCCCGCGGCTACACCGTGCTTGAGGCTGCCTCCGGAATCGAGGCTCTGGAGATCATCCAGGAGCGCGGCGCCCCGGTCGATCTCGTGGTCTCCGACGTGGTCATGCCGGAAATGGACGGCCCGACCCTGCTCGGCGAGCTGCGCAAGCTCTACCCGGACCTGAAGGTGATCTTCGTGTCCGGCTATGCCGAGGAAGCCTTCCGCAAGAACCTTCCGGAAGGGGAGGAGTTCAACTTCCTGCCCAAGCCCTTCAGCCTGCGCCAGCTGGTCGAGATCGTGAAGCAGGTGGTGGTGCGCTAA
- the recA gene encoding recombinase RecA — protein MSQSSLRLVESSSMDKDKSKALDAALSQIERAFGKGSIMRLGKGQQPVEIETVSTGSLGLDIALGVGGLPRGRIIEIYGPESSGKTTLALHTIAEAQKKGGVCAFVDAEHALDPVYARKLGVNLDDLLISQPDTGEQALEIADTLVRSGAVDVLVIDSVAALTPKAELDGEMGEVQPGLQARLMSQALRKLTGSISRSNTMVIFINQIRMKIGVMYGSPETTTGGNALKFYASVRLDIRRVSTLKDRDDPIGNQVRVKVVKNKVAPPFKQVEFDIMFGEGVSKVGELIDLGVKAGIVDKSGAWFSYDSQRLGQGRENAKQFLRDNPEVAGKIEALIRQNAGLLADRILEQATPTADDLDEGSAE, from the coding sequence ATGTCACAGTCCTCCCTGCGACTGGTGGAAAGCTCATCAATGGATAAAGATAAATCGAAAGCTCTCGACGCGGCGCTGTCCCAGATCGAGCGCGCCTTCGGCAAAGGCTCGATCATGCGGCTCGGCAAGGGCCAGCAGCCGGTGGAAATCGAGACCGTTTCGACCGGTTCTCTCGGCCTCGACATCGCGCTTGGCGTCGGTGGCCTGCCCCGCGGCCGCATCATCGAGATCTATGGACCGGAATCCTCCGGCAAGACGACCCTGGCCCTGCACACCATTGCCGAGGCTCAGAAGAAGGGTGGCGTCTGCGCCTTCGTGGACGCGGAGCATGCTCTGGATCCGGTCTACGCCCGCAAGCTCGGCGTCAACCTGGACGATCTCCTGATCTCGCAGCCCGATACGGGTGAGCAGGCGCTCGAGATCGCCGATACGCTGGTCCGGTCCGGCGCGGTCGACGTGCTCGTCATCGATTCGGTTGCGGCGCTCACCCCGAAGGCGGAACTCGACGGAGAGATGGGCGAGGTCCAGCCGGGCCTCCAGGCCCGCCTCATGAGCCAAGCCCTGCGCAAGCTCACCGGTTCGATCTCGCGCTCGAACACGATGGTGATCTTCATCAACCAGATCCGCATGAAGATCGGCGTCATGTACGGGAGCCCCGAGACTACGACGGGCGGCAACGCCCTGAAGTTCTACGCGTCCGTGCGCCTCGACATCCGTCGCGTCTCGACCCTCAAGGATCGTGACGATCCGATCGGAAACCAGGTCCGCGTGAAGGTCGTGAAGAACAAGGTGGCTCCGCCCTTCAAGCAGGTCGAGTTCGACATCATGTTCGGCGAAGGCGTGTCCAAGGTGGGCGAACTCATCGACCTCGGCGTCAAGGCCGGCATCGTCGACAAGTCCGGCGCCTGGTTCTCCTACGACAGCCAGCGCCTGGGCCAGGGCCGCGAGAACGCCAAGCAGTTCCTGCGCGACAATCCTGAGGTGGCCGGCAAGATCGAGGCGCTCATCCGCCAGAATGCCGGTCTGCTCGCCGATCGCATCCTGGAGCAGGCGACCCCGACCGCCGACGACCTGGACGAAGGTTCCGCAGAATAG